The genomic stretch TTAGATGTTCCAAGAAATTATGGTCTCAATGATATATGGGTTTTTTCTGTAAATAGAGATGGAAAATTTAAGTGGTTACGTGTCTTTGGAACAGAGGACTCTGATATTGTTACGAATATGAAAATATATGATAATAAAATATATGTGTTGGGAAGGACTTATCGAGGGAAGAATGGAGAAATAAGCGAAAATTCGAACATATGGTTAATTATATTGGATGAAAATGGAAATAAAATAAAAGAATATGTATTTTCAGGAAACGGGAATGATATTGCAAATGATCTTTTGATTAGCGGAAATTATTTTTGGATCTTTGGCCGTACTAATTCTACATCGGGTGATTTCTACGCAAATTACTATTTTAAAAAAGGATTTTACGATTTTTTCATAACAAAAGTTGTTAATGGTACTTTTATCTGGTCAAGAGTGACAGGAGGTTATGGTTATGACGAAATTAAAAAGGCGCTAGTAGATGGTGATAAAATAGTATTTGTTGGAAATACGACTTCAACGGACGGAGAATTTGAATTTAATAACGGTAGTACGGACATTTTCATGGGAATTATGGAAATTGAGAGGTGAGTTATTGTTGATTAAGGAATTTTTGAAGAAGAGATGGCCTTTTTATCTTGCAGGAATTTTAACTTTGATTGTGGTAGATACGTTACAACTTATTATTCCAAAATTTATTTCGAGAGCGATTGATGGGTTGAATGTAGAGACTCCAGATGTATCACTTGCAAAATTAATGGCGTTGGGAATTATTGGTATTGCCGTTGGTATGTTTATTACGCGATTTTTATGGCGAATTTTTATAATTGGTAATGCAAGGAAATTTACATATGAAGCGAGAAATTTGTTGTATGATAAAATTTTGTCGCTTGATATGTCTTTTTTTGATAAGCATAGAAGTGGAGATTTAATGGCGCACTTTACAAACGATATGAATAATTTAGAGAGAATGTTGGGGCCCGGTATTGTAATGATGGTTGATGCTGTGTTTATGTCTTCTATAACTTTGTTTTTTATGTCTACAAGTGTTGGTTGGCATTTAACGTTGGTAGCAATTGTTCCGTTGCCTATAATAGCGATTATTTCATTGATTTTTGGAAAGTTCATATATAAAAGGTCAAGAAAAGTCCAAGATACATTTTCAGATTTGAGTGGTTTTACTGAGGAATCGATAGATGGTATTAGAGTTGTAAAAACTTTTTCTATTTTGCCAAAGTTCCAAGAGATATTTGCGGATAGATCGTTTAGAAACTTTAGGGCAATGATTTCCTTAATTAAAGTTTGGGGTGTAATGTGGCCTTTAATTCATTTTGTTAGTTCTTTATCATACTTTTTGACGATCGCATATGGTGGTCCTATGGTTATTAATTCAAAAATTACTTTAGGTGAATTTTTTGCATTTAATAATTACATTGGTATGATTGTTTGGCCATTAACAGCTTTTGGTTGGGTGATTAATATAGTCCAGAATGGAAGAGCTTCTTATTCAAGGATTTTAAAAGTTTTGAATACAATGCCAAAAGTGCAGGAACCAGAGAATCCTGTTGAAATCGGTAAAATTAAGAGTATTAGTATAAAAAACCTTAGTTATTCTTATCCTGGTGAAGATAGATTTGTTTTGAAGAATGTAAATATGTTTATCGAAGAAGGACAGTTAATAGGGATTGTTGGAACAGTCGGGAGTGGTAAGTCTACTATTGTGAAGATTATAAGTAAGTTATATCCTGTGGAAAGAAATCGTGTTTTTATAAACGGAGTTGATATTAACGATATTTCTTCCGAAGTTGTGAGAACAAAAATTTCTTATGTTCCACAAGAAACTTTTTTATTTTCGAGTACTGTGAAAAATAATATTGCTTTTGGTGTTGAAGAATTTAATGAAATGAAAGTCAAGGAATATGCAATGTTATCTGCAGTTCATAAAGATATAGAGAGATTCCCAAAAGGTTACGATACTGTTGTTGGCGAAAGAGGTGTGACCCTTTCAGGAGGGCAAAAACAAAGAATTACTATTGCAAGAGCGTTAATGAGGGACGCCGATGTTTATATTTTTGATGACTGTCTTTCGGCGGTTGATCCAGAAACAGAAGAGCAAATTATTGAAAGTTTGAGAAGAAGTATGCAAAATAAAACAATGGTTATTATTACTCATAGGTTAAAGGTATTACAGGAT from Thermosipho atlanticus DSM 15807 encodes the following:
- a CDS encoding ABC transporter ATP-binding protein; translated protein: MIKEFLKKRWPFYLAGILTLIVVDTLQLIIPKFISRAIDGLNVETPDVSLAKLMALGIIGIAVGMFITRFLWRIFIIGNARKFTYEARNLLYDKILSLDMSFFDKHRSGDLMAHFTNDMNNLERMLGPGIVMMVDAVFMSSITLFFMSTSVGWHLTLVAIVPLPIIAIISLIFGKFIYKRSRKVQDTFSDLSGFTEESIDGIRVVKTFSILPKFQEIFADRSFRNFRAMISLIKVWGVMWPLIHFVSSLSYFLTIAYGGPMVINSKITLGEFFAFNNYIGMIVWPLTAFGWVINIVQNGRASYSRILKVLNTMPKVQEPENPVEIGKIKSISIKNLSYSYPGEDRFVLKNVNMFIEEGQLIGIVGTVGSGKSTIVKIISKLYPVERNRVFINGVDINDISSEVVRTKISYVPQETFLFSSTVKNNIAFGVEEFNEMKVKEYAMLSAVHKDIERFPKGYDTVVGERGVTLSGGQKQRITIARALMRDADVYIFDDCLSAVDPETEEQIIESLRRSMQNKTMVIITHRLKVLQDADMIYVFDEGKIVEKGKHHELLENNGLYASMYKKQLIKEEL